From the Nonlabens marinus S1-08 genome, one window contains:
- the rluF gene encoding 23S rRNA pseudouridine(2604) synthase RluF has product MSNGIRINKYLSEQGFCSRRAADKLIEQERVTINGKLPELGTKVHAADEVAVDGEKISNKKEKPVYIAFNKPVGIVCTTDRRVEKDNIIDFINYPTRIFPIGRLDKPSEGLIFLTNDGDIVNKILRARNNHEKEYIVTVDHSINERFIKRMGSGIPILDTVTRDCEVEQIGRKTFRIVLTQGLNRQIRRMCEFLDYRVTKLKRVRIMNVSLDMPVGHYRELTDEEMAEIRRLTEDSDKTYVPSPEDDLD; this is encoded by the coding sequence ATGTCTAACGGAATTAGAATCAACAAATATTTAAGCGAGCAAGGATTTTGTTCCCGCCGCGCTGCCGATAAATTAATCGAGCAAGAACGAGTAACCATAAATGGAAAGTTGCCAGAACTAGGAACTAAGGTTCACGCAGCTGATGAAGTTGCTGTTGACGGAGAAAAGATATCTAACAAAAAGGAAAAGCCAGTTTACATTGCATTTAATAAACCTGTAGGTATCGTATGTACTACAGACCGCCGGGTTGAAAAGGACAACATCATTGATTTCATCAATTATCCTACCCGTATTTTCCCCATAGGTCGATTAGATAAACCAAGTGAAGGTTTGATCTTTCTAACTAATGATGGAGACATTGTCAATAAAATCTTGCGAGCCAGAAACAATCATGAAAAAGAATACATCGTCACAGTCGATCACAGTATCAATGAACGGTTCATCAAACGTATGGGAAGTGGTATTCCCATTCTGGATACCGTAACCAGAGATTGTGAGGTAGAGCAAATAGGAAGAAAAACGTTCCGGATTGTATTGACTCAAGGATTGAATCGTCAGATACGTCGCATGTGTGAGTTTTTAGATTACCGGGTAACCAAACTAAAACGCGTCCGTATCATGAATGTCTCACTCGACATGCCGGTAGGGCACTACCGGGAATTAACTGATGAGGAAATGGCAGAAATCAGAAGACTTACTGAAGACAGTGATAAAACCTATGTTCCTTCCCCAGAAGATGATCTGGACTAG
- a CDS encoding TolC family protein — MQRKNKLFVLLTALLLLSAGCMEASSLSRKQTLQQVPSQVKLDSTVLGFQEFLGYVKRHHPVAKQAELLIEESQANLLRARGGFDPKIEVDYRRKDFKGTEYYDELSGVFKIPTWYGVEFKAGADRNEGTFLDPSLTVPEDGLFSAGVQVDLGQGLWINERMATLRKARLFEKQNAAQRDLQANEILYEASLAYFEWWRATREVRVFQQILEAARIRERGVIISAREGDKADIDTVEAGIAVQSRQLSLEQALVDEVKSRLKLSNYLWLDGVPVELQEAVVPQETLEGSIDVVLGVLGVSLDQFNMQNHPKILALNFKLDQLEVDRQLKANKLLPKITVDYNFLTPDWDQVNTITQDNYKAGLTFAYPIFTRKERGDLRLSKIKIQDARYGLQAESLILQNKVSSIFAQLESYQRQQDIASTLADNTMRMLQAENRRFELGDSSLFIINSREVKLIEARLKQLEVQLKLFTAKADLFRSLVLQPENF, encoded by the coding sequence ATGCAAAGAAAAAATAAGCTATTTGTTCTTCTCACAGCACTATTACTGTTAAGTGCAGGTTGTATGGAGGCAAGTTCGCTTTCGCGAAAGCAAACTTTACAACAAGTCCCATCACAAGTAAAACTGGACAGTACAGTTCTAGGATTTCAGGAGTTTTTAGGGTACGTAAAACGACACCATCCCGTCGCTAAACAAGCCGAATTACTGATCGAAGAATCACAGGCAAACCTCTTACGTGCCCGCGGTGGATTTGACCCTAAAATTGAAGTAGATTACCGCCGCAAGGATTTTAAAGGAACTGAGTATTACGATGAGCTTTCAGGAGTGTTTAAAATCCCCACCTGGTATGGAGTGGAGTTTAAAGCAGGAGCAGATCGCAATGAAGGAACTTTTTTAGATCCATCCTTAACAGTGCCTGAAGATGGTCTTTTTAGCGCTGGAGTGCAGGTGGATTTAGGGCAAGGACTTTGGATTAATGAGCGCATGGCTACCTTGCGTAAAGCGCGATTGTTTGAAAAGCAAAACGCCGCACAGCGAGACTTGCAGGCAAATGAAATATTATATGAGGCCTCTCTGGCCTATTTTGAATGGTGGCGAGCAACTCGCGAGGTGCGAGTGTTCCAGCAAATTCTAGAGGCGGCTCGTATCAGAGAGCGAGGCGTGATCATCAGTGCCCGGGAAGGTGATAAGGCTGATATTGATACAGTTGAAGCAGGTATAGCCGTCCAAAGCCGACAGTTAAGCCTCGAGCAAGCCCTTGTAGATGAGGTAAAAAGTAGGCTTAAACTGTCTAACTATTTGTGGCTGGATGGTGTTCCAGTAGAATTGCAAGAAGCGGTTGTCCCTCAGGAAACATTGGAAGGTAGTATTGATGTGGTATTAGGGGTGTTAGGAGTGAGTCTAGATCAATTCAATATGCAAAACCACCCTAAGATTTTAGCATTGAATTTTAAATTAGATCAGCTAGAGGTGGATCGACAATTAAAGGCTAATAAATTATTACCTAAGATAACTGTAGACTATAACTTTCTAACACCAGATTGGGATCAAGTAAATACGATAACCCAAGATAATTATAAAGCAGGACTAACATTCGCTTATCCCATTTTTACAAGAAAAGAGCGAGGAGACTTGCGCCTTTCAAAAATCAAGATTCAAGATGCCCGTTATGGTTTGCAAGCAGAATCCTTGATACTTCAAAACAAGGTAAGTTCCATTTTTGCGCAACTGGAGAGCTATCAACGTCAACAAGATATCGCCAGCACTCTTGCTGATAATACCATGAGAATGCTGCAAGCGGAAAATCGCAGGTTTGAACTGGGCGACAGTTCTTTGTTCATTATTAATTCAAGAGAGGTAAAACTCATTGAGGCTCGATTGAAGCAGCTAGAAGTGCAACTCAAGCTATTTACCGCAAAAGCAGATTTATTTAGAAGCTTAGTCTTACAACCAGAAAACTTCTAG